The Rana temporaria chromosome 13, aRanTem1.1, whole genome shotgun sequence genome has a window encoding:
- the GPR132 gene encoding probable G-protein coupled receptor 132, producing MNVSGNLSLTMVNSSNISILEPQCNPPYDDSKFFVIIMYSIVLAIGLPANILTLWLTLLQIYRKNVLAVYLFSLSLSEIMYLGTLPLWILYVQNGHEWQWGPLACKITGFIFFNNIYISILLLCCISVDRYMAVEYALESRGVRRQKIAIGVTVTICSLVALIHAPVFRLSDGDQTGNQTTCFETLPVPSHIAYFYVARFIVGFLVPLLTLMYTNYIIKRRIETSGSFTSQQKNKVKYLAIAVIIIFLICFAPYHVVLLIRGVAYFLKDKDFCDFEEKVYTVYSILLCLLTVNSVADPFIYVLVSENVRKDICRAMRIWRRQLSLNTKSDNSTYPHNHNSRDLPLDKDCSTHSGLGIIDKRQDRYHFR from the coding sequence ATGAATGTTTCTGGGAATCTAAGCCTCACAATGGTGAACTCATCCAACATCTCGATCCTTGAGCCACAGTGCAATCCACCGTATGATGAcagcaagttctttgtgattaTCATGTACAGCATTGTCCTGGCTATTGGCCTGCCAGCTAATATTTTGACCTTGTGGTTGACACTTCTTCAAATATATAGGAAGAATGTTTTGGCGGTGTACCTGTTCAGCCTATCTCTGAGTGAAATCATGTATCTTGGGACTCTACCACTTTGGATTCTCTATGTACAAAATGGTCATGAGTGGCAATGGGGCCCCTTGGCATGCAAGATAACGGGCTTTATATTCTTCAACAACATATACATAAGCATTCTCCTCTTGTGTTGTATCTCTGTGGATCGTTATATGGCCGTGGAATACGCCTTGGAATCAAGAGGGGTTCGGCGCCAGAAAATCGCCATTGGCGTCACTGTCACCATCTGCAGCCTGGTGGCATTGATCCACGCCCCAGTATTCAGGCTCAGTGACGGTGACCAAACAGGAAACCAAACCACCTGCTTTGAAACCTTGCCGGTTCCATCACACATTGCTTACTTTTATGTTGCCAGGTTTATTGTTGGCTTCTTGGTCCCTTTGTTGACCTTGATGTACACCAACTACATCATCAAAAGGAGGATCGAGACAAGCGGCAGCTTCACCAgtcagcaaaaaaacaaagtaaagTATTTAGCCATTGCCGTCATCATCATCTTCTTGATTTGCTTTGCTCCGTATCATGTGGTGTTGCTCATACGAGGAGTCGCTTATTTCTTAAAAGACAAAGACTTCTGTGATTTTGAAGAAAAGGTTTACACGGTCTATTCTATACTTCTTTGTCTTTTGACTGTAAACAGCGTTGCTGATCCTTTTATTTACGTCTTGGTCAGTGAAAATGTCAGGAAGGACATCTGTAGAGCCATGAGGATTTGGAGAAGACAATTATCACTTAACACCAAAAGCGACAACAGTACTTACCCGCATAACCACAATTCCCGGGACCTGCCTTTGGATAAGGATTGCTCCACACACAGTGGGCTCGGTATAATAGACAAACGGCAGGACAGATATCATTTCCGTTGA